Proteins from a single region of Labedella gwakjiensis:
- a CDS encoding GAF domain-containing protein has translation MTRPLPRPIVRVLLRYWLANSPSSWRRRVTADDQPIVHAAGTDPDRVFIVGDGVASGRGVVTHELGLPGYLARSLTAITGNATDVEFAVHPDMTVESSIEAIASFDLRRFDAVLISVGHNEALALMSVARWRVELAGLLEEVQRRTPAQTQIFVLDVPTFGGRTALPPHLARVVDRHAGLLNEATAGLTLAPNMTVIPLSHDNEFEPETRHLYQQWADDMAFDITKRLDPDRVPIEVSDGRDEEARRRAVAELELAGRARDAVLDSIVETARQIFGAPIAAITLIREDTQTTRAASGAVIDDRPREGSFCDVTVRRSSHHIVEDTVADSRFAHYAAGIDAPPVRFYAGCPIISPDGHRVGALCVMDDRPRAFSRQDIRQLRALAELAERHLWSLPE, from the coding sequence GTGACCCGACCCCTTCCCCGTCCGATCGTGCGCGTGCTTCTGCGGTATTGGCTCGCCAACAGCCCGTCATCGTGGCGCCGACGGGTCACCGCGGACGACCAGCCGATCGTGCACGCCGCCGGCACCGATCCCGATCGCGTCTTCATCGTGGGAGACGGCGTCGCGAGCGGTCGCGGGGTGGTGACGCACGAGCTGGGGCTCCCCGGCTACCTCGCGCGCAGCCTCACGGCGATCACCGGCAACGCCACAGACGTGGAATTCGCCGTGCACCCGGACATGACGGTGGAGTCCTCCATCGAGGCGATCGCATCGTTCGATCTCCGTCGGTTCGACGCCGTGCTCATCTCCGTCGGGCACAACGAGGCGCTCGCCCTGATGAGTGTCGCCCGCTGGCGGGTCGAACTCGCGGGTCTGCTCGAGGAGGTGCAGCGGCGGACGCCGGCTCAGACCCAGATCTTCGTGCTCGACGTTCCCACCTTCGGTGGGAGGACAGCCCTCCCGCCGCATCTCGCACGCGTCGTCGACCGCCATGCGGGGCTGCTCAACGAGGCGACCGCCGGGCTGACGCTCGCCCCCAACATGACCGTCATCCCGCTGTCGCACGACAACGAGTTCGAACCCGAGACCCGCCACCTCTACCAGCAGTGGGCCGACGACATGGCGTTCGACATCACGAAGCGGCTCGACCCCGACAGGGTGCCCATCGAGGTGTCCGATGGTCGGGACGAGGAGGCGAGGCGGCGGGCCGTGGCCGAGCTGGAGCTCGCGGGCAGGGCGAGGGACGCCGTCCTCGACAGCATCGTCGAGACGGCACGTCAGATCTTCGGCGCGCCGATCGCGGCCATCACCCTCATCCGCGAGGACACGCAGACCACGCGGGCAGCGTCGGGGGCCGTCATCGACGACCGTCCGCGCGAGGGGAGCTTCTGCGACGTGACCGTTCGCCGCTCCTCCCACCACATCGTGGAGGACACGGTGGCCGACTCGCGATTCGCTCACTACGCCGCCGGGATCGATGCTCCACCGGTGCGCTTCTACGCCGGCTGCCCGATCATCTCGCCGGACGGACACCGAGTGGGCGCCCTCTGCGTGATGGACGATCGTCCTCGAGCATTCAGCCGACAGGACATCCGCCAGCTCCGTGCGCTCGCGGAGCTGGCGGAACGCCACCTCTGGTCGCTTCCGGAATAG
- a CDS encoding LLM class flavin-dependent oxidoreductase has translation MTPARDALTRLGFLTMGFFDPAEPRAGHESTLRLIEFGEQLGFDSAWLRHRHVQFGISSPVAVMAAASQRTDRIELGTAVTPLGVENPFRLAEDLATVDVLSGGRITPGFSTGAPMNFDRYRDAIYPDTAEQENLGYDRLLRLRSFLRGDPIGAAAEAPRRDGIEEFSTRVEPHSAGLADRIWYGAASMRSARWAGENGFRLLTSSVIAGENGTNDFASNQAEQVRAFREVHPDGESARVSQGLVVIPTDNATPSQRARYRDYVDSRSGRVGVPHGPRKLLFAADLLGTAAEIAERLHDDAGFREVDEVAFALPFTLEPDDYTQILGDIAGALGPALGWAPGAHASA, from the coding sequence ATGACACCGGCACGCGACGCGCTCACGCGCCTCGGCTTCCTCACGATGGGCTTCTTCGATCCGGCGGAGCCGCGCGCCGGCCACGAGTCCACCCTGCGGCTCATCGAGTTCGGTGAGCAGCTCGGATTCGACAGCGCGTGGCTGCGGCACCGGCACGTGCAGTTCGGGATCTCGTCGCCTGTCGCCGTGATGGCGGCCGCGTCGCAGCGCACGGACCGTATCGAGCTGGGAACGGCGGTGACGCCGCTCGGGGTGGAGAACCCGTTCCGTCTGGCCGAGGACCTCGCGACGGTCGACGTGCTCTCGGGAGGCCGCATCACACCCGGGTTCAGTACGGGCGCCCCCATGAACTTCGACCGCTACCGCGACGCGATCTACCCGGACACGGCTGAGCAGGAGAACCTGGGCTACGACCGGCTGCTGCGGCTGCGATCGTTCCTGCGCGGTGACCCGATCGGCGCGGCGGCGGAGGCTCCTCGGCGCGACGGGATCGAGGAGTTCTCGACACGCGTCGAGCCGCACTCCGCGGGTCTCGCCGACCGCATCTGGTACGGCGCGGCGAGCATGCGTTCCGCGCGGTGGGCGGGGGAGAACGGCTTCCGCCTGCTCACGAGCAGTGTGATCGCCGGCGAGAACGGGACGAACGACTTCGCGTCGAACCAGGCGGAGCAGGTCAGGGCGTTCCGCGAGGTGCATCCCGACGGCGAGAGCGCTCGCGTCTCGCAGGGCCTCGTGGTGATCCCCACCGACAACGCGACACCGAGTCAGCGCGCGCGGTACCGCGACTACGTCGACTCCCGGTCCGGCCGTGTCGGCGTGCCGCACGGCCCGCGGAAGCTGCTCTTCGCGGCCGATCTCCTGGGCACGGCGGCGGAGATCGCCGAGCGTCTCCACGACGACGCCGGATTCCGCGAAGTGGACGAGGTGGCGTTCGCGCTGCCCTTCACGCTCGAACCCGACGACTACACGCAGATCCTCGGCGACATCGCGGGCGCTCTCGGCCCGGCCCTCGGGTGGGCGCCCGGAGCACACGCCTCTGCCTAG
- a CDS encoding VIT1/CCC1 transporter family protein, with amino-acid sequence MTSGQSATGPISPDGGHSGEPHTGGVAQRLNWLRAGVLGANDGIVSVAAIVVGVAGVTTATGPILTAGIAGLVGGAISMALGEYVSVSSQSDSERALIAKERRELQETPEEELDELTGLYRAQGLSEATARAVAVELTAHDALAAHLSAELHIDETDVVSPWHAAAASAAAFTIGAILPMLAILIPPEPLRVPVTFVSVLVALAITGGVSATIGGSSRRRAILRVVIGGALALAATYCVGVLLGVSGVV; translated from the coding sequence ATGACCTCAGGACAGAGCGCGACCGGGCCGATCTCCCCCGACGGCGGACACAGCGGCGAACCCCACACGGGCGGTGTCGCGCAGAGGCTCAACTGGCTGCGGGCCGGCGTTCTCGGGGCGAACGACGGCATCGTCTCGGTAGCCGCGATCGTCGTGGGCGTGGCCGGCGTGACCACCGCGACGGGACCGATCCTCACGGCCGGCATCGCGGGTCTGGTGGGAGGCGCGATCTCGATGGCGCTCGGCGAGTACGTGTCGGTGAGCAGCCAGAGCGACAGCGAGCGCGCCCTCATCGCGAAGGAGCGCCGGGAACTGCAGGAAACGCCCGAGGAGGAGCTCGACGAGCTCACGGGGCTCTATCGCGCACAGGGTCTCAGCGAGGCGACCGCTCGCGCCGTGGCCGTGGAGCTGACAGCGCACGACGCACTCGCGGCCCACCTGTCTGCGGAACTGCACATCGACGAGACCGACGTGGTGAGCCCGTGGCACGCGGCGGCGGCCTCCGCGGCCGCGTTCACGATCGGCGCGATCCTCCCGATGCTCGCGATCCTGATTCCGCCGGAGCCGCTGCGCGTGCCGGTCACGTTCGTCTCCGTGCTCGTGGCACTCGCGATCACCGGCGGGGTGTCTGCCACCATCGGCGGCAGCTCACGCCGCCGGGCGATCCTCCGCGTGGTCATCGGGGGCGCGCTCGCGCTCGCCGCGACCTACTGCGTCGGCGTCCTCCTCGGAGTCTCCGGGGTGGTGTGA
- a CDS encoding bleomycin resistance protein, whose protein sequence is MSDRAVPNLPSRDLDATVAFYRGFGFEPTHRDDDWLILRRGDLELEFFPFPDLVPEESSFMCSIRVDDLDELYARIRDAGVEETTEGHPRLHPVRTQPWGGRAGFLVDPDGTQLHLIENGE, encoded by the coding sequence ATGAGCGACCGCGCGGTGCCGAACCTGCCCTCTCGTGATCTCGATGCAACCGTCGCGTTCTACCGAGGGTTCGGGTTCGAGCCGACGCACCGCGACGACGACTGGCTGATCCTGCGCCGCGGCGATCTCGAGCTCGAGTTCTTCCCGTTCCCCGACCTCGTGCCGGAGGAGAGCTCGTTCATGTGCAGCATCCGGGTCGACGACCTCGACGAGCTGTATGCGCGGATCCGGGACGCGGGCGTCGAGGAGACGACGGAGGGACACCCGCGGCTCCACCCGGTGCGGACGCAGCCGTGGGGTGGGCGTGCCGGGTTCCTGGTCGACCCCGACGGAACGCAGCTCCACCTGATCGAGAACGGCGAGTAG
- a CDS encoding DedA family protein has translation MDWLESVSAAIEAIVVQSVALPYVLLLVAACCLADAVFPVVPSESVLIAVATVSTATVGPSLWSLVLVAAVGAWIGDHLVFHLGRAVGPERWGWMRRPRTARAIAWARSALERRGALYIVTGRFIPGGRVAVNFVAGSTRYPRGRFAATAALAAVIWASYSVAVGLVFGSIFEGQPVLAMVTGIVVACAAGLLLDAVFGRARRRADAAAD, from the coding sequence ATGGACTGGCTCGAGTCGGTGTCGGCCGCGATCGAGGCGATCGTGGTGCAGAGCGTCGCGCTGCCGTACGTGCTCCTGCTCGTGGCCGCGTGCTGCCTCGCGGACGCCGTCTTCCCCGTCGTGCCGAGCGAGTCGGTACTGATCGCGGTGGCGACCGTGTCGACCGCCACCGTGGGGCCATCCCTGTGGTCGCTCGTCCTCGTGGCGGCTGTCGGAGCGTGGATCGGCGACCACCTCGTCTTCCACCTCGGACGCGCCGTGGGCCCCGAGCGATGGGGGTGGATGCGGAGACCGCGGACGGCGCGGGCCATCGCCTGGGCCCGGTCGGCGCTCGAGCGTCGCGGAGCCCTCTACATCGTGACGGGACGCTTCATCCCGGGCGGACGCGTGGCCGTGAACTTCGTGGCCGGATCGACGCGCTACCCGCGGGGGCGTTTCGCGGCGACAGCGGCGCTGGCCGCGGTCATCTGGGCGAGCTACTCGGTGGCGGTCGGTCTCGTCTTCGGCTCGATCTTCGAGGGCCAGCCGGTGCTCGCGATGGTGACGGGCATCGTCGTCGCGTGCGCGGCGGGCCTCCTCCTCGACGCCGTGTTCGGTCGCGCGCGACGGCGGGCGGACGCAGCCGCGGACTGA
- a CDS encoding LacI family DNA-binding transcriptional regulator, translated as MTRTDTGRITQRRIAELAGVSQATVSLVLNGRADASVRIPDETRERVLRVIEETGYVADPSARRLAGMDNRILGVFTYEPAFPTRSVDFYTPLLNGIEAGAETLGSDLLLFTSAPVENGRRRLFHEKNRLRLADGVLLLGVEMDAAELARLVEGGFRVVAVGRRETPGIPYVGIDYATAAADLVRRAVELGHERMLYLHVDSTGESVVDRRDGVLQGIIGSNATLRTQPTDGSDIDADWAAVVESRATLLIVESPEVATAIHERARREGVDVPTDLSIIVLGASPRLAPEDVDFTRLDPPRTELGEHAVLLLARILSDDPPTEGLRSLLDCPIADGATLAAPARKEHA; from the coding sequence ATGACCCGCACCGATACCGGACGCATCACCCAGCGCCGAATCGCCGAACTCGCCGGCGTGAGCCAGGCCACGGTCTCCCTCGTCCTCAACGGCCGCGCCGACGCGAGCGTGCGCATTCCCGACGAGACGCGGGAGCGGGTTCTGCGCGTGATCGAGGAGACCGGCTACGTCGCCGACCCCTCCGCTCGCCGCCTCGCCGGCATGGACAACCGCATCCTCGGCGTCTTCACCTACGAGCCGGCCTTCCCCACGCGCAGCGTCGACTTCTACACGCCGCTCCTCAACGGCATCGAGGCCGGGGCGGAGACGCTCGGAAGCGACCTGCTCCTCTTCACGAGCGCCCCCGTGGAGAACGGTCGACGCCGCCTCTTCCACGAGAAGAACCGGCTCCGACTCGCCGACGGCGTCCTCCTCCTCGGAGTCGAGATGGACGCGGCAGAGCTCGCCCGGCTCGTGGAGGGCGGGTTCCGTGTGGTCGCCGTCGGACGACGCGAGACGCCGGGCATCCCCTACGTCGGAATCGACTACGCCACCGCCGCAGCCGACCTCGTCCGTCGCGCCGTCGAGCTCGGCCACGAACGCATGCTGTACCTGCACGTCGACAGCACCGGCGAGTCCGTCGTCGACCGGCGCGACGGAGTGCTGCAGGGCATCATCGGCTCGAACGCGACCCTGCGCACCCAGCCGACCGACGGGTCCGACATCGACGCCGACTGGGCCGCCGTGGTCGAGTCTCGCGCGACCCTCCTCATCGTGGAGTCGCCCGAGGTCGCCACCGCCATCCACGAGCGCGCCCGGCGCGAAGGCGTCGACGTGCCGACGGACCTCAGCATCATCGTCCTCGGCGCGTCGCCTCGGCTCGCACCCGAGGACGTCGACTTCACGCGACTCGACCCGCCGCGCACGGAGCTGGGCGAGCACGCCGTGCTGCTCCTCGCGCGCATCCTCTCCGACGACCCGCCCACCGAGGGACTCCGCTCCCTGCTCGACTGCCCCATCGCGGACGGCGCGACTCTCGCCGCTCCCGCCCGAAAGGAACACGCATGA
- a CDS encoding FAD-dependent oxidoreductase: MTPLHADVLVIGGGLGGVAAALAAARAGRTVTITEEYDWLGGQLTSQGVPPDEHTWIEQFGATASYRALRDGIREHYRRWYPLTAAARSEVALNPGAGLVSRLCAEPRASVHVLDGLLAPHISAGRIRVIRNVRPVAATRDGGRVATVEVESTRDGDRTLLTGDYVLDATETGELLPLADVPFVTGFESRSETGEPSAPEQAQPENQQAFSWCFIIDHVDGADHTIDRPADYDEWLAQEPDFWGAPMISLTGPDPRTLETFTRTFTPTIDTDPLALVADQRAAGGDRELWTFRRILAKGLFESGAFESDIVLVNWPMIDYLGGTLTAGDREEHLAAAKRQSLAMLYWLQTEAPRPDGGRGWPGLRLRGDVAGTEDGFAQAPYIRESRRIRAEYTVVEQDLSIAIRGHGRPATFDDTVGVGMYRIDLHPTTGGDNYLDIASAPFEIPLGALIPVGVENLLPAGKNIGTTHITNGAFRLHPVEWNIGEAAGSLAAFCIDRSTTPHHVRADARLLAEFQSLLSRNGVELHWPDVAGY; the protein is encoded by the coding sequence ATGACCCCGCTCCACGCCGACGTCCTCGTGATCGGAGGGGGTCTCGGCGGTGTCGCCGCAGCCCTCGCCGCCGCCCGCGCCGGTCGCACCGTCACCATCACCGAGGAGTACGACTGGCTCGGCGGCCAGCTCACGAGCCAGGGCGTGCCGCCGGACGAGCACACCTGGATCGAGCAGTTCGGCGCCACCGCCAGCTACCGGGCCCTGCGCGACGGCATCCGCGAGCACTACCGCCGCTGGTACCCGCTCACCGCGGCCGCGCGGTCCGAGGTGGCCCTCAACCCGGGCGCCGGTCTCGTGAGCCGCCTGTGCGCGGAGCCGCGCGCCTCCGTCCATGTGCTCGACGGCCTCCTGGCCCCCCACATCTCCGCCGGACGAATCCGGGTCATCCGCAACGTCCGCCCCGTCGCCGCAACGCGTGACGGCGGTCGTGTCGCGACCGTCGAGGTCGAGAGCACGCGCGACGGTGACCGCACACTGCTCACCGGTGATTACGTGCTCGACGCCACCGAGACGGGCGAGCTCCTCCCCCTCGCGGACGTGCCGTTCGTGACAGGCTTCGAGTCGCGTTCGGAGACGGGCGAGCCGAGTGCGCCAGAGCAGGCGCAGCCCGAGAATCAGCAGGCCTTCAGCTGGTGCTTCATCATCGACCACGTCGACGGGGCCGACCACACGATCGACCGACCGGCGGACTACGACGAGTGGCTCGCCCAGGAGCCCGACTTCTGGGGCGCCCCGATGATCTCCCTCACCGGCCCGGACCCGCGCACCCTCGAGACGTTCACGCGCACCTTCACGCCGACGATCGACACCGACCCCCTCGCGCTCGTCGCCGATCAGCGCGCGGCGGGTGGCGACCGCGAGCTGTGGACGTTCCGCCGCATCCTCGCGAAGGGACTCTTCGAGTCCGGCGCGTTCGAGAGCGACATCGTGCTCGTCAACTGGCCGATGATCGACTACCTCGGCGGCACGCTCACGGCGGGCGACCGCGAGGAGCACCTCGCGGCCGCGAAGCGCCAGTCCCTCGCGATGCTCTACTGGCTGCAGACGGAGGCCCCGCGCCCCGACGGCGGCCGCGGCTGGCCGGGACTCCGCCTCCGCGGCGACGTCGCGGGCACCGAGGACGGCTTCGCGCAGGCTCCCTACATCCGCGAATCCCGACGCATCCGCGCGGAGTACACCGTGGTGGAGCAGGACCTGTCGATCGCCATCCGCGGGCACGGTCGCCCAGCGACCTTCGACGACACCGTCGGCGTAGGCATGTACCGCATCGATCTTCACCCCACGACGGGCGGCGACAACTACCTCGACATCGCCTCGGCCCCGTTCGAGATCCCCCTCGGCGCCCTGATCCCCGTGGGAGTGGAGAACCTGCTCCCCGCCGGCAAGAACATCGGAACGACGCACATCACGAACGGCGCGTTCCGACTGCACCCCGTCGAATGGAACATCGGGGAGGCGGCCGGCTCCCTCGCCGCGTTCTGCATCGACCGCTCGACCACACCGCACCACGTCCGCGCCGACGCCCGTCTGCTCGCGGAGTTCCAATCCCTCCTGTCCCGGAACGGCGTCGAGCTCCACTGGCCCGACGTCGCCGGCTACTGA